The following nucleotide sequence is from Selenomonadales bacterium.
GGTGCGAGGGAGTGACCTTACGCTAGCTGAAATGCCTCTACACGAAAAAAACAAAATCAGTCATCGGGCTATGGCTTTGCTTGCGCTACGCGATAGCTTAGGCTTAGCTTCCCATGTCCGCTGAAAGCTATCGCTGCGGCATACTGGGCGATACGCACGGGGACCAAGCGTCTATAGAAGCTGCGCTGCAAAAATTTGGGTGCGTCGAGGCAATAATTCACGTAGGCGACCATTACCGCGATGGGGAAGCATTAGCTCACAGGCTCGGCATACCTGTGATCGCCGTAGTGGGGAACTGCGACGCTCGACGTCAGCCTGAGCGAGAGATAATAGAGCTTGGCGGCAAGCGTTTTTTCGTGACACACGGACACTTACAGGGCGTCAAACTAGGTGTGGGGAACCTTGTGCGCGAAGCCAAACTGTACCGAGCTGATATCGCTGTGTTTGGTCATACGCATGTCCCGACAGTTTTTAGTCAGCAGGGGATTCTCTTTGTTAATCCTGGGTCAACCCATGCCGG
It contains:
- a CDS encoding metallophosphoesterase encodes the protein MSAESYRCGILGDTHGDQASIEAALQKFGCVEAIIHVGDHYRDGEALAHRLGIPVIAVVGNCDARRQPEREIIELGGKRFFVTHGHLQGVKLGVGNLVREAKLYRADIAVFGHTHVPTVFSQQGILFVNPGSTHAGRKVTARSCALLVIAGGEVHVSHFSL